One segment of Brassica napus cultivar Da-Ae chromosome C3, Da-Ae, whole genome shotgun sequence DNA contains the following:
- the LOC125583102 gene encoding glutathione S-transferase T3-like, with the protein MAPELSSMAMKLSLGGDGALSRWLSLNLKPAAWIHETRRRNLKAVDCKAEQYRIAAYFAASPKVAATEQRDANHCKQRWHKINDQVNKFCGAIEAATREKTSGQNENDVLKSAHEIFFNNHKIFFVFEHAWNELRNDQKWCGLKSEGSSKRRKCQEGSQSESSAANETRTDEEERPPGVKAAKGKKTKVEGNDRISEFQTMWSIQQQDLVIKERLSKMILLDSLLARKEPLADYEEALKKKLINELLSR; encoded by the exons ATGGCACCGGAGCTCTCCTCGATGGCGATGAAGCTGTCTCTCGGTGGCGACGGAGCTCTCTCACGGTGGCTCTCCTTGAATCTCAAACCG GCTGCGTGGATCCACGAAACAAGAAGAAGGAACCTCAAAGCAGTGGACTGCAAAGCAGAGCAATACAG GATTGCCGCTTACTTTGCGGCAAGTCCAAAGGTTGCAGCCACTGAACAGCGAGACGCAAATCATTGCAAGCAGAGGTGgcacaagatcaatgatcaagTAAACAAGTTCTGTGGGGCTATTGAAGCAGCAACTAGAGAGAAAACTAGTGggcaaaatgagaatgatgttcTCAAATCAGCCCATGAGATCTTTTTTAACAaccacaaaattttttttgtctttgagCATGCTTGGAATGAGTTAAGAAATGATCAAAAATGGTGTGGCCTTAAATCCGAAGGAAGCTCAAAAAGGAGGAAGTGTCAGGAGGGTTCACAGTCAGAGAGTTCAGCCgcaaatgaaacaagaactgaTGAGGAAGAGCGTCCCCCGGGTGTTAAGGCCGCAAAAGGAAAGAAGACGAAGGTAGAGGGGAATGATAGGATCTCAGAGTTTCAGACCATGTGGTCCATCCAACAGCAGGACCTGGTTATCAAAGAGAGGCTTTCCAAGATGATACTACTTGATAGTCTACTAGCCAGAAAAGAACCTCTTGCTGATTACGAAGAAGCTCTGAAGAAGAAGTTGATTAATGAGTTGTTGTCTAGGTAG